In a single window of the Cucumis melo cultivar AY chromosome 11, USDA_Cmelo_AY_1.0, whole genome shotgun sequence genome:
- the LOC103498932 gene encoding uncharacterized protein LOC103498932 — protein MANEEGGNNNNHNNPSTNNSLKIIVERNPSQAKLSQLNIHRWPKWGCSAGKYQLKFEAEETCYLVKGKVKAYPKGIDSSSSSSSSCCEEYIEFGAGDLVIIPKGLSCTWDVSVAVDKFYKFESQS, from the exons ATGGCAAACGAAGAAGGAGGCAACAACAACAACCACAACAATCCCTCAACAAACAACAGTCTCAAAATCATTGTAGAAAGAAACCCTTCTCAAGCCAAGCTTTCACAACTCAACATCCATCGTTGGCCAAA ATGGGGTTGTTCTGCTGGAAAATATCAGTTGAAATTTGAGGCAGAAGAGACTTGTTATCTAGTGAAAGGGAAAGTGAAAGCTTATCCTAAAGGAAttgattcttcttcttcatcgtcATCATCTTGTTGTGAAGAATATATTGAATTTGGAGCTGGGGATTTGGTCATTATTCCTAAAGGACTTAGTTGCACTTGGGATGTCTCTGTTGCTGTTGATAAATTCTATAAGTTTGAATCTCaatcttaa